A single region of the Rathayibacter rathayi genome encodes:
- a CDS encoding NADH:flavin oxidoreductase/NADH oxidase — MTDTALFQPLTLRSRTARNRLWAAPMCQYSVEAQDGVPTPWHLVHLGSLARGGVGVVIAEATAVVPEGRISPWDTGLWSDEQRDAWVPIIEFVHGQGALAGVQLAHAGRKASTYREWSGRGSVPLEDGGWPSVAPSPVAFDGYAQPRELSVEELPGLVDAFRSSARRAAGADFDVIELHAAHGYLLHQFLSPLSNRREDSYGGSLQNRARLLLEVVRAVRAEIGELALLVRFSATDWAEGGWTLEETITVSEWARAEGVDLFDVSTGGLVHASIPVAPLYQVPFARDLRKATGAPVGAVGLITTAEQAEGVVANGDADVVLLARELLRDPNAPVRMAHALGAPLPVPPQYTRAWG; from the coding sequence ATGACCGATACCGCACTTTTCCAGCCGCTGACCCTGCGCTCGAGGACCGCCCGCAACCGCCTCTGGGCGGCGCCGATGTGCCAGTACTCGGTGGAGGCGCAGGACGGCGTGCCCACCCCCTGGCACCTCGTGCACCTCGGCTCCCTCGCGCGCGGCGGAGTCGGAGTCGTCATCGCTGAGGCGACCGCGGTCGTCCCCGAGGGACGGATCAGCCCGTGGGACACCGGGCTGTGGAGCGACGAGCAGCGGGACGCCTGGGTGCCGATCATCGAGTTCGTGCACGGGCAGGGCGCGCTCGCGGGGGTGCAGCTCGCCCACGCCGGACGGAAGGCCTCGACCTACCGCGAGTGGAGTGGACGCGGCTCCGTGCCGCTGGAGGACGGCGGATGGCCGAGCGTCGCCCCGTCGCCCGTGGCGTTCGACGGCTACGCGCAGCCGCGGGAACTCTCCGTGGAGGAGCTGCCCGGCCTCGTCGATGCCTTCCGCTCCTCCGCCCGCCGCGCCGCGGGCGCCGACTTCGATGTGATCGAGCTGCACGCCGCGCATGGCTACCTGCTGCATCAGTTCCTCTCACCGCTCTCGAATCGGCGTGAGGACTCCTATGGCGGCTCGCTCCAGAACAGAGCGCGCTTGCTGCTCGAGGTCGTCCGCGCAGTCCGCGCCGAGATCGGCGAACTGGCGCTGCTCGTGCGCTTCTCGGCAACCGATTGGGCCGAGGGCGGCTGGACGCTGGAGGAGACGATCACCGTCTCGGAATGGGCGCGTGCCGAGGGGGTCGATCTCTTCGATGTGTCCACCGGCGGTCTCGTGCACGCGAGCATCCCCGTCGCTCCGCTCTACCAGGTGCCCTTCGCGCGCGACCTGCGGAAGGCAACGGGCGCACCGGTCGGGGCCGTGGGACTGATCACCACGGCGGAGCAGGCGGAGGGCGTGGTCGCGAACGGCGACGCCGACGTCGTGCTGCTCGCCCGCGAGCTGCTGCGAGACCCCAATGCTCCGGTGCGGATGGCGCACGCGCTCGGTGCGCCGCTCCCGGTGCCGCCGCAGTACACCCGCGCCTGGGGCTGA
- a CDS encoding SRPBCC family protein yields the protein MPQIIETVDVTVPVSVAYNQWTQFEEFPRFLDEVESIQQVTDTLTVWKVKVGPVEREFEANITEQHPDERVAWNSTGGETDHAGVVTFHRLSDTETRVTVQLDWEPKGFLETLGSLVGAGSHAVKKDLNNFKEYIEKQGTPDGAWRGDVEA from the coding sequence GTGCCGCAGATCATCGAGACCGTTGACGTCACCGTCCCCGTGTCCGTCGCTTACAACCAGTGGACCCAGTTCGAGGAGTTCCCGCGCTTCCTCGACGAGGTCGAGTCGATCCAGCAGGTCACCGACACCCTCACCGTCTGGAAGGTGAAGGTCGGACCCGTTGAGCGCGAGTTCGAGGCGAACATCACCGAGCAGCACCCCGACGAGCGCGTCGCGTGGAACAGCACCGGCGGCGAGACCGATCACGCGGGCGTGGTCACCTTCCACAGGCTCTCCGACACCGAGACTCGCGTCACCGTGCAGCTCGACTGGGAGCCGAAGGGCTTCCTCGAGACGCTCGGTTCGCTCGTCGGCGCCGGCAGCCACGCCGTAAAGAAGGACCTGAACAACTTCAAGGAGTACATCGAGAAGCAGGGCACCCCCGACGGTGCCTGGCGCGGCGACGTCGAGGCCTGA
- a CDS encoding uracil-xanthine permease family protein has product MPIWTLHGDGRTVEPGAVVGPGERLSWPATVAIGIQHVVAMFGATFLVPVLTGFPVATTLLFSGVGTLLFLLVTRNKLPSYLGSSFAFIAPVTAATTVGGTGSALAGVVAVGLLLAAVGVVVQVVGLGWIDRLMPPVVAGAIVALIGFNLAPTAYDSFEKAPLTGTITLAAIILSSVFLRGFLGRVSLFLGVLIGYVVALVRDEIDFSAVGTADWFGLPPFTFPDFGSGSTWSGIAMFLPVVLVLIAENVGHVRGVATMTDASANASTGRALIADGLATTLSGAFGGSGTTTYGENIGVMAATRVYSTAAYWVAGVTAILLSLSPKVGAVFNSIPAGVLGGATTALYGLVGVIGIKIWIDNRVDFSRPVNQYTAAVSFVIAIAGFSFSSGGVELGGIVLGAGAALVIYHLGNAIARWRRTGADGGGPLPAIGQLGGDPRDG; this is encoded by the coding sequence ATGCCCATCTGGACCCTGCACGGAGACGGCCGAACCGTCGAGCCGGGCGCCGTCGTCGGCCCCGGTGAGCGGCTCAGCTGGCCCGCGACCGTCGCGATCGGCATCCAGCACGTCGTCGCCATGTTCGGAGCGACATTCCTGGTGCCTGTGCTCACCGGATTCCCGGTCGCCACGACCCTGCTCTTCTCGGGCGTCGGCACGCTGCTGTTTCTCCTGGTCACCCGCAATAAGCTGCCCAGTTACCTCGGCTCGAGCTTCGCGTTCATCGCGCCGGTGACGGCAGCGACGACGGTCGGAGGGACGGGGTCGGCGCTCGCCGGAGTCGTCGCGGTCGGCCTGCTGCTCGCCGCGGTCGGCGTCGTGGTGCAGGTCGTTGGCCTCGGCTGGATCGACAGACTGATGCCGCCCGTGGTGGCCGGCGCGATCGTGGCGCTGATCGGCTTCAACCTGGCTCCGACCGCCTACGACAGCTTCGAGAAGGCACCGCTCACCGGGACGATCACGCTCGCCGCGATCATCCTGTCGAGCGTGTTCCTGCGGGGTTTTCTCGGCCGCGTTTCCCTCTTCCTCGGCGTGCTCATCGGCTACGTGGTGGCGCTCGTGCGCGACGAGATCGACTTCTCCGCGGTCGGCACGGCCGACTGGTTCGGCCTGCCGCCTTTCACTTTCCCCGACTTCGGGTCCGGATCCACATGGTCGGGCATCGCGATGTTCCTCCCCGTCGTGCTGGTGCTGATCGCCGAGAACGTCGGGCATGTGCGTGGAGTCGCGACGATGACTGACGCCTCCGCCAACGCGAGCACCGGCCGCGCGCTCATCGCTGACGGCCTGGCGACCACGCTGTCGGGTGCCTTCGGCGGCTCCGGCACCACCACCTACGGCGAGAACATCGGAGTGATGGCCGCTACCCGGGTGTACTCGACGGCCGCCTACTGGGTCGCCGGTGTCACCGCGATCCTGCTCAGCCTCTCGCCCAAGGTCGGTGCGGTCTTCAACTCGATCCCGGCAGGAGTCTTGGGCGGCGCGACCACCGCGCTCTACGGCCTCGTCGGTGTGATCGGCATCAAGATCTGGATCGACAACCGCGTCGACTTCTCGCGCCCGGTTAATCAGTACACCGCGGCGGTCTCGTTCGTGATCGCGATCGCCGGCTTCTCGTTCTCGTCGGGTGGTGTCGAACTCGGCGGCATCGTCCTCGGGGCCGGCGCGGCCCTGGTGATCTACCACCTCGGCAACGCAATCGCTCGCTGGCGTCGCACTGGCGCCGACGGCGGCGGCCCCCTCCCCGCCATCGGCCAGCTCGGCGGCGACCCCCGGGACGGCTGA
- a CDS encoding RNA polymerase sigma factor has protein sequence MPTPLAGPERFAALAAAIADPVRRYLWRRTDEAQADDVLASTLGVLHRRWDDLPDGDPVPWAIGVARLQLQTARRLQRRQVLLSQRVGVVDPPQLHDEEASDIAARLALARVREADAELLRLWAWEGLGIRGIAVVQAESAESVAMRLDRGRTEFAGLLAAGARTESSEDPRSVLHTIDPAATLPPLTPAELAAHITAATGGPGTQEPPTSVPRRRSPWLTVGVGALSTAAAASLLLPFALGIGGTSSTSFQLSSTGGPSAVCSPVTAEALSPAQVAFRAEVRGIDGAVVTLHVLDRYAGEIGDTVTLTQATETAVDGAPITFDYGVDYLLAADGDTILTCGLSGPSSPELTALYREAFALR, from the coding sequence ATGCCCACTCCTCTCGCGGGCCCGGAGCGCTTCGCCGCTCTCGCCGCCGCGATCGCCGACCCCGTCCGCCGCTACCTCTGGCGCCGCACCGACGAGGCCCAGGCCGACGATGTCCTCGCCTCGACCCTCGGCGTTCTGCACCGCCGGTGGGACGACCTCCCGGACGGCGACCCGGTCCCGTGGGCCATCGGTGTCGCGCGACTACAGCTCCAGACCGCTCGGCGGCTACAGCGGAGGCAGGTCTTGCTCTCGCAGCGCGTCGGCGTCGTCGATCCACCGCAATTGCACGACGAGGAGGCGTCCGACATCGCCGCCCGCCTCGCCCTGGCCCGGGTCCGCGAGGCCGACGCCGAGCTGCTCCGGCTCTGGGCGTGGGAGGGGCTCGGCATCCGTGGCATCGCCGTCGTGCAGGCCGAGTCCGCGGAGTCGGTCGCGATGCGCCTGGACCGAGGGCGGACGGAGTTCGCCGGGCTGCTCGCCGCCGGGGCGCGTACCGAATCGAGTGAGGACCCACGCTCGGTGCTGCACACGATCGACCCCGCAGCGACGCTTCCCCCGCTCACGCCGGCCGAGCTCGCCGCTCACATCACGGCCGCGACCGGCGGGCCCGGCACGCAGGAGCCGCCGACGTCGGTTCCGCGCCGCCGTTCCCCGTGGCTGACGGTCGGCGTGGGAGCGCTCAGCACCGCGGCGGCCGCATCGCTGCTGCTCCCCTTCGCCCTCGGGATCGGCGGCACGTCGAGCACGTCGTTCCAGCTCTCCAGCACCGGCGGCCCGAGCGCCGTCTGCTCACCGGTCACCGCGGAGGCGCTCTCGCCTGCACAGGTCGCCTTCCGTGCGGAGGTGCGCGGCATCGACGGCGCGGTCGTCACCCTCCACGTCCTCGACCGCTACGCCGGAGAGATCGGAGACACGGTGACGCTCACGCAGGCCACCGAGACGGCCGTCGACGGCGCGCCGATCACCTTCGACTACGGAGTCGACTACCTTCTCGCCGCCGACGGAGACACGATCCTCACCTGCGGGCTCAGCGGTCCGAGCTCACCGGAGCTGACCGCGCTCTACCGGGAGGCGTTCGCACTGCGCTGA
- a CDS encoding manganese catalase family protein — translation MFFHAQRLINDIEQDEPDPAAANALQEGLGGQFGEMRTMMQYLFQAMNFRGPDAKPYRDLIQGIGTEEISHVELIGTTISRLLDGSPRYQGKPTDPLDTPGAGGATPLSIALDTSNIHHYLVGAQGALPVDAAGNPWSGSYVYNSGNLVLDLLYNLMLESTGRLQKCRIYEMTNNTTARSTIAYLIVRDQAHENGYAKALETLGVDWRKTLPIPKTNAEKFPEVAKLVDLGLQSKQYTFDLDGASEAGKIYRGASPSNDGTNLESKEQAPEGVPSVIAPERFEEFSPGLDPELLKLIQTTAEIELDEISSFYGPTAK, via the coding sequence ATGTTCTTCCACGCGCAACGACTCATCAACGACATCGAGCAGGACGAACCGGATCCGGCCGCCGCGAACGCCCTGCAGGAGGGACTCGGCGGGCAGTTCGGCGAAATGCGCACGATGATGCAGTACCTCTTTCAGGCCATGAACTTCCGCGGCCCCGACGCGAAGCCCTACCGAGACCTCATCCAGGGCATCGGCACCGAGGAAATCAGCCACGTCGAGTTGATCGGCACAACGATCTCGCGCCTGCTCGACGGCTCTCCGCGCTACCAGGGGAAGCCGACGGATCCGCTGGACACCCCGGGCGCGGGCGGCGCGACTCCGCTGAGCATCGCGCTCGACACCAGCAACATCCACCACTACCTCGTCGGGGCCCAGGGCGCACTGCCCGTCGACGCGGCAGGCAACCCGTGGAGCGGTAGCTACGTCTACAACTCGGGCAACCTCGTGCTCGACCTGCTCTACAACCTGATGCTCGAATCCACCGGCCGCCTGCAGAAGTGCCGCATCTACGAGATGACCAACAACACGACCGCGCGCTCCACCATCGCCTACCTGATCGTGCGCGACCAGGCGCACGAGAACGGCTATGCGAAGGCGCTCGAGACGCTCGGTGTCGACTGGAGGAAGACCCTTCCCATCCCGAAGACGAATGCCGAGAAATTCCCCGAGGTCGCCAAGCTCGTCGACCTCGGACTCCAGAGCAAGCAGTACACGTTCGATCTCGACGGCGCGTCGGAGGCGGGGAAGATCTACCGCGGAGCCTCGCCCTCGAACGACGGCACGAACCTCGAGTCGAAGGAGCAGGCGCCCGAGGGCGTCCCCTCCGTCATCGCGCCGGAGCGCTTTGAGGAGTTCTCGCCGGGCCTGGACCCCGAGCTGCTCAAGCTCATCCAGACCACAGCCGAGATAGAGCTCGACGAGATCAGCTCCTTCTACGGCCCGACCGCGAAGTAA